The following nucleotide sequence is from Pseudomonadota bacterium.
ATTACCCGGATGGTTATCGAGAGTGGAGGATTCAGGGAACTTTCCGCGGCCGGAGCTGAGTTGGAAAAGGAATTGGTCAGTTTTGCCCGGGCCAAGGGGATTAAATTTGTTGGTCCCAACGGCATCAGCATTATTAACCGTCATAATGGCTTATGCCTGCCGTTTATGCGTTTGTCAGCGGCTGAAATAAAAAAAGGGAGTTTGTCACTGGTTTCCCAGAGTGGTGGTATGGCTCTCACCTACCTGGGTTTGGGGAGCAGTAATAATATCGGAGTGGCAAAATTTATCAGTATGGGGAATAAAAGTTGCCTGGATGAAGCTGATTATCTTACCTATCTCAAAGATGATCCCCAAACGGAAATTATCGGCATCTACCTGGAAGATATCCAGGATGGGCGGCGGTTGCTCTCCCGGGTGGCGGCCACCCATAAACCGGTGATCCTGCACAAAGCTAATACCTCAGCCCAGAGCAACGAAATCGCCGGCTCGCATACCGCAGCCCTGGCCAATGATGACCAGGTGGTTGATGCCGCCTGTCGGCAGTACGGGATCTATCGGGCCAAAACCTTTCGCCAATTTATCAACCAGATAAAATCGTTCAGCCTGCCGCTGATGAAAGGGGATAATCTGGTGGTTATTTCCCGCTCGGGAGGCCATGCGGTGGTGGCGGCGGATGTCGCCGATGAATACGGTTTCAACCTGGTTCCTTTCAGCCGGGAATTTATCGATTTTATCGGCTCTCGTTTTCGTGCCCAGGTAATCAAGCCCGGCAATCCCCTTGATTTGGGTGATTTGTTTGATATCGATTTTTATGTGACCATCCTGGACCAGGTGTTGCAGCGTCCGGATGTTGACGGGGTGTTGTTTAATCATGTTTTTCAACCTGACATGGAGGGTGAAGCTTCGCTGCGCCTGGCTCTTACCATCGATGAGTTGTCCAGGCGTTACCATAAACCGGTAGCCTTGTGTGTTTTTGCCGGGGCCAGGGCGGTTAACAAATTGAAACAGCAGATTTCCTTTCCTTTGTTTACTGAACCGGCTGAAGGTATCGAAGCGCTGGCGGTTTCTAGGGACTATGCCCGCCGCCAGGAAAAAGCCATGCCGGAAGACCTTCCGGTCACGGGGAATTATGACCGTCAGGCGGTGGCCGCCATCATTGAAGAAGCCGAGACTTCGCAGGACGGGGTGCTTTATCTTGACCAGGTGCTGGATATTTTTCGGGCCTATGATCTGCCGCTGCTCCCATCCCGGTTGCTTCCTTTTGGATCAGTCCTGCCGAAAATTACTGAACCATTGACCTTCCCCCTGGTTGCCAAGGTGGTGGCAGCGTCACTATCCCATAAAAGTG
It contains:
- a CDS encoding acetate--CoA ligase family protein; the encoded protein is MDRLFHPCSVLVIGVSPRPENLGKNIASNLIDFGFEGEIHLFGRHPGYFLGHRIHTEFSTLPKDIDLAVILTPAATVLDAVKACFSRGITRMVIESGGFRELSAAGAELEKELVSFARAKGIKFVGPNGISIINRHNGLCLPFMRLSAAEIKKGSLSLVSQSGGMALTYLGLGSSNNIGVAKFISMGNKSCLDEADYLTYLKDDPQTEIIGIYLEDIQDGRRLLSRVAATHKPVILHKANTSAQSNEIAGSHTAALANDDQVVDAACRQYGIYRAKTFRQFINQIKSFSLPLMKGDNLVVISRSGGHAVVAADVADEYGFNLVPFSREFIDFIGSRFRAQVIKPGNPLDLGDLFDIDFYVTILDQVLQRPDVDGVLFNHVFQPDMEGEASLRLALTIDELSRRYHKPVALCVFAGARAVNKLKQQISFPLFTEPAEGIEALAVSRDYARRQEKAMPEDLPVTGNYDRQAVAAIIEEAETSQDGVLYLDQVLDIFRAYDLPLLPSRLLPFGSVLPKITEPLTFPLVAKVVAASLSHKSDAGGIRLGIENQSQLQQVYDELTVQFGSLPDYRGLLLQSQVSTSVEMIVGGRRDESFGPVVMLGMGGIYAEIFQDVALRLPPLNAVLIDDMIETLKGAPILKGARGQSGIHRPTLDRVLYSLADLLADFPVIQQIDVNPLFLSEAGGFVVDGRISL